The Rhodocytophaga rosea genome has a segment encoding these proteins:
- a CDS encoding SusC/RagA family TonB-linked outer membrane protein: MKQKFYLLIVLFCISIGPLLAQSTTVSGTVKDDNNEPLPAVNVLLKGTTTGTATDANGAYQLTVDGNGTLVFSAIGFVTQEVPVNNRSTINIALAPDVKSLSEVVVTALGIERQAKTLTYATQQLEGRQLTQVRDATGSAVNSLAGKVAGLTITQSANGPGGANRVVLRGNRSITGNNNALFVVDGVAIDNSSRGQVTSSFGGNNSSDAAANINPDDIESINVLKGAAAAALYGSRAANGVILITTKRGKAGQVSVDVNSGASISAPMLLPDFQNDYGQGLGGVYAANSERSWGPRMEGQTLTDWRGNQTPFSPQPDNIRDFFRNALSLNNSIGVSGGSEKLQTYISYTNNYVEGLLPTNDMVRHTANLRLNAQISSKLNVEGKITYMQQDIDNKPAVGETAAPLNSLFQVPRNIRQSDMEDYQRIDEATGLPVQNYWLPGSSVLQNPYWIVNRNSYYEDRARVTAFGLARYNITNWLNAQLRVSVDRYNDRLEEKHYQGSYWINQAGGQYGFGTNYVNERNIDVLISGNNTLSEAFKINYNVGGQLLNRDSEFNYSGSNGLLKPNLFAITNTGNVTPSYNYFNRKLQGIYATAQLSFRDYLILDLTARNDWSSTLPASNRSYFYPSVGLTYVLSDMVTLPEFITFAKIRGSYTQVGNDASPYLLQQTYTVSQGGLNGWVTRDATQSIPGLKPEITKSYEFGLDWRFLKNRLGLDLTVYHTNTINQLLTLSLPPASGFTNKYINVGDVQNRGIEIMLTTTPVQTSKFTWNANFNFAANRNKILELSPDIKRVGLSSDSRVGDVVVEEGKRFGEIYTEGWATDPATGQFLINTNGLPVITSGLTKYVGNYNPDWMLGFNNTFTYGNWTLGVLLDGRFGGVMVSGGDGLRTSNGSVEVTLPFREGGWVLPGIVDGTGEVNTKAIRSEDFWYYMGGRYSRGQIYTYDATNVRLREANLGYSFNMPENFFLRSARISVVARNLFFLYRGSSTFNIPGIGKRKMDFDPEANLGSGNLQGLEYNALPTARTVGVNVNLGF; encoded by the coding sequence ATGAAGCAAAAGTTTTATCTTCTAATTGTGCTATTCTGTATAAGTATTGGGCCTCTCCTGGCACAGTCTACAACCGTAAGCGGGACTGTAAAGGATGATAACAACGAGCCCTTACCTGCAGTAAACGTACTGCTGAAAGGAACTACCACTGGTACAGCTACAGATGCAAACGGAGCCTACCAGCTTACGGTAGACGGAAATGGTACCCTGGTTTTTTCTGCCATTGGCTTTGTTACACAAGAAGTTCCTGTTAACAACCGGTCAACCATTAATATTGCCCTGGCACCTGATGTGAAAAGCTTGAGTGAAGTAGTGGTAACCGCATTAGGTATCGAAAGACAAGCAAAAACCCTTACCTATGCTACCCAGCAACTCGAAGGCCGTCAACTCACCCAGGTTCGGGATGCTACCGGTAGTGCTGTAAACTCTCTGGCCGGGAAAGTGGCCGGCTTAACCATTACTCAATCTGCCAATGGTCCTGGTGGTGCCAACCGGGTAGTACTGCGCGGAAATCGCTCCATTACCGGAAATAACAATGCTTTGTTTGTAGTAGATGGCGTTGCTATTGATAATTCCTCCAGAGGACAGGTTACTTCTTCGTTTGGCGGAAATAACTCCAGTGATGCTGCCGCCAACATCAACCCGGATGATATAGAGTCTATCAACGTATTAAAAGGAGCTGCCGCTGCTGCGCTGTATGGAAGCCGGGCTGCCAACGGTGTTATTCTGATCACAACCAAACGGGGTAAAGCCGGTCAGGTATCTGTAGACGTGAATTCAGGAGCTTCTATTTCTGCACCCATGCTGTTGCCTGATTTCCAGAATGACTACGGACAAGGATTAGGAGGGGTATATGCAGCCAATTCAGAAAGAAGCTGGGGACCCAGAATGGAAGGACAAACCCTGACAGACTGGAGAGGCAATCAAACTCCTTTTTCTCCCCAGCCAGATAATATCCGCGACTTTTTCCGTAATGCCTTGTCGCTGAATAATTCCATTGGCGTAAGCGGAGGAAGTGAAAAACTGCAAACCTATATCTCATACACCAATAATTATGTAGAGGGATTGCTGCCTACCAATGATATGGTACGTCATACGGCTAACCTGCGGTTGAATGCACAGATTTCCAGCAAACTGAATGTGGAAGGTAAAATTACCTATATGCAGCAGGACATTGATAATAAACCTGCTGTGGGCGAAACTGCTGCCCCCTTAAATAGTTTGTTTCAGGTTCCCCGCAATATCCGCCAATCAGATATGGAAGATTACCAAAGAATAGATGAAGCCACAGGCCTTCCGGTACAAAACTACTGGTTACCTGGCTCTTCTGTATTGCAAAATCCCTACTGGATTGTAAACCGGAACTCCTATTATGAAGACCGTGCGAGAGTAACCGCTTTTGGTCTGGCCAGATACAATATTACCAACTGGTTAAATGCCCAGTTACGGGTAAGTGTAGACCGCTATAACGACCGGTTGGAAGAGAAACATTATCAAGGTTCTTACTGGATCAACCAGGCTGGCGGGCAATACGGCTTTGGTACAAACTATGTAAATGAGCGCAATATTGATGTGTTAATCAGTGGAAATAATACTCTCAGCGAAGCATTTAAAATTAACTATAACGTTGGTGGACAGTTGCTTAATCGGGATAGTGAATTTAATTACAGCGGTTCCAACGGTTTGCTGAAACCTAATTTATTCGCCATTACCAATACAGGAAACGTAACTCCTTCCTATAATTATTTCAACAGGAAATTACAGGGAATTTATGCCACTGCCCAGCTCTCCTTCCGCGATTACCTGATTCTGGATTTAACTGCCCGTAACGACTGGTCTTCTACCTTGCCAGCTTCCAACCGGTCTTATTTCTATCCGTCAGTTGGGTTAACCTATGTATTATCGGATATGGTAACCTTGCCTGAATTTATAACTTTTGCCAAGATCAGAGGTTCGTATACCCAGGTAGGTAATGATGCCAGCCCCTATCTGTTGCAGCAGACCTATACCGTTTCACAGGGCGGATTGAATGGATGGGTTACCCGGGATGCCACACAATCTATTCCCGGATTAAAACCTGAAATAACCAAGTCGTATGAATTTGGACTTGACTGGCGTTTTCTCAAAAACAGGCTGGGACTCGATTTAACCGTGTATCATACCAATACCATTAACCAGTTGTTAACCTTATCCTTACCTCCGGCTTCTGGTTTCACCAATAAATACATCAACGTAGGAGATGTTCAAAACCGGGGTATTGAAATTATGTTAACTACTACTCCAGTTCAAACATCTAAATTTACCTGGAATGCCAATTTTAACTTCGCCGCCAACCGCAATAAAATTCTTGAATTAAGTCCGGATATCAAACGCGTAGGTCTTAGCTCCGATTCACGGGTGGGTGATGTAGTAGTAGAAGAAGGCAAACGTTTTGGTGAAATTTATACAGAAGGATGGGCGACTGATCCAGCAACCGGCCAGTTCCTGATCAATACCAACGGATTGCCGGTGATTACTTCTGGCTTAACAAAATATGTAGGTAATTATAATCCCGACTGGATGCTAGGGTTTAACAACACGTTTACTTATGGCAACTGGACATTAGGGGTATTATTAGATGGACGCTTTGGAGGAGTAATGGTATCCGGAGGTGATGGCTTGAGAACCTCAAATGGCTCTGTTGAAGTAACCTTGCCTTTCCGGGAAGGCGGATGGGTACTGCCAGGTATTGTAGATGGTACTGGTGAGGTGAATACCAAAGCCATTAGATCAGAGGATTTCTGGTATTACATGGGTGGCCGGTATTCCAGAGGGCAAATTTATACCTATGATGCAACCAATGTCCGTTTACGGGAAGCAAATCTGGGATACTCCTTCAACATGCCTGAAAATTTCTTCCTGCGTTCGGCCAGAATTTCAGTGGTTGCCCGCAATTTATTCTTCTTATACCGTGGTAGCTCTACCTTCAATATACCTGGAATCGGCAAGCGCAAAATGGACTTCGACCCAGAGGCTAATCTAGGCTCCGGTAACCTGCAAGGCTTGGAATACAATGCCCTGCCAACGGCACGCACGGTAGGTGTAAACGTTAATTTAGGATTTTAG
- a CDS encoding phytanoyl-CoA dioxygenase family protein translates to MVPQTMAPSMAPNNVHTDIPGNPSTATSSHLTLNDRSNGKTLRILTEQDWQFWLHNGYIVVKNAVPKEQVQRLADFLWEFEEKDSNDQQTWYTAPRAEMKMKELTNTGMVEVYNHQYLWDNRQYPKIYDAFVDIWGTEKLWVTIDRANLNFPIRPGFEYKGFIHWDYDPETRPQNVQGVLALADQTDENMGGFQCVPELYRTYDTWKLSQPAERDHFKPDVSGFEIVKVKMEAGDLLIFNSTQPHGIRPNRSDSKVRMAQYISMMPAQEDNEQLRQWRISSWKDRKAPEGYAFPGDPRNWEQTKYGTAQLSDLGKKLLGLDRWE, encoded by the coding sequence ATGGTTCCTCAAACAATGGCTCCGTCCATGGCGCCCAATAATGTGCATACAGACATTCCTGGAAATCCTTCTACAGCCACCAGCAGCCACCTTACTCTCAACGACCGTTCTAATGGCAAAACTTTGCGGATATTAACTGAACAAGACTGGCAATTCTGGTTACATAATGGGTACATTGTAGTGAAAAATGCAGTGCCAAAAGAGCAGGTACAGCGGCTGGCAGATTTTTTATGGGAATTCGAGGAGAAAGATTCAAACGATCAGCAAACCTGGTATACAGCCCCCAGGGCAGAAATGAAAATGAAGGAACTCACCAATACTGGCATGGTAGAAGTATACAACCATCAATATTTGTGGGACAACCGCCAGTATCCCAAAATATACGATGCCTTTGTAGATATATGGGGCACTGAAAAATTATGGGTTACTATAGACCGGGCTAATCTTAATTTTCCTATCCGCCCGGGTTTTGAATATAAGGGATTTATTCACTGGGATTATGATCCGGAAACCAGGCCGCAGAATGTGCAGGGTGTACTGGCACTTGCCGATCAGACAGACGAAAACATGGGTGGTTTTCAGTGTGTGCCTGAGTTGTACCGTACATATGATACCTGGAAGTTAAGTCAGCCTGCCGAACGGGATCATTTTAAACCAGATGTAAGCGGATTTGAGATTGTAAAAGTAAAAATGGAAGCTGGTGACCTGCTTATCTTCAACAGTACCCAACCACATGGCATACGGCCTAACAGGAGTGATAGTAAAGTACGTATGGCACAATATATTTCGATGATGCCAGCCCAGGAAGATAATGAACAACTTCGTCAGTGGAGAATCTCTTCCTGGAAAGATAGAAAAGCTCCGGAAGGATATGCTTTCCCTGGTGACCCAAGAAACTGGGAACAAACTAAATATGGTACGGCTCAACTCTCCGATCTGGGTAAAAAACTACTGGGACTGGATCGTTGGGAATAA
- a CDS encoding VWA domain-containing protein, translating into MRKLYFRSLFVLLAFLCIACTEEEETRPTDLENRAKREIIFSRADSLTQHSTTGVPIAAEWNDLAHWDFWTALLQKQDWTARQTSWKLFPAEKYILVLTDLTGNRIWDAQVTIEDLQGNTLAEGRTDNFGKCILFPSLAYKTIRKTVEYQVKVIYDEQIYYVGKVSSQNPVLYKKINATRKQSNGMDIVFVVDANHMDAETDYLKEELPNILKQVKSESDHQSVRVGGVVYQRQSKTDMIYSFPLNSDVKKMEDLLSWQQSTVDTEFPETLTETLSKAVLSQKWNQKASARLLFLLMDASSQQAGKNSNRLQQMIKTAAKKGIRIIPITSSHIDLDTEFMVRSMAVTTNGTSVFIQNHQPSFNGRPTEPTIGEFRAEPLPSLLTRIILQYSHVQ; encoded by the coding sequence ATGAGAAAACTCTACTTTCGTTCCTTGTTCGTATTGCTTGCTTTTTTGTGCATAGCCTGCACCGAAGAGGAAGAAACAAGGCCTACCGACCTGGAGAACCGGGCGAAACGGGAGATTATCTTCAGCCGTGCCGACAGCCTTACGCAACATTCAACAACTGGTGTACCTATTGCTGCTGAGTGGAATGATTTAGCGCACTGGGACTTCTGGACAGCACTCTTACAAAAACAGGACTGGACAGCCAGACAAACCTCCTGGAAACTATTTCCGGCTGAAAAATATATTCTTGTTCTTACTGATTTAACAGGAAACAGAATATGGGATGCCCAGGTAACCATTGAAGATCTGCAGGGCAATACCTTAGCAGAAGGAAGAACTGACAATTTCGGAAAATGTATATTATTTCCCTCTCTTGCCTATAAAACCATCCGCAAAACTGTAGAGTACCAGGTAAAAGTCATTTATGATGAACAAATCTACTATGTAGGCAAAGTAAGCAGCCAGAATCCGGTTCTGTATAAAAAAATCAATGCGACCAGAAAGCAATCCAATGGAATGGATATAGTGTTTGTGGTAGATGCCAATCACATGGATGCTGAAACAGACTACCTCAAAGAAGAACTGCCCAATATTTTGAAGCAAGTTAAATCAGAATCCGATCATCAGTCTGTCAGAGTAGGAGGAGTGGTATACCAGCGCCAAAGTAAAACAGATATGATCTATTCATTTCCCTTGAATTCAGATGTTAAAAAAATGGAAGATCTGCTCAGCTGGCAACAATCTACAGTAGACACAGAATTCCCGGAAACTTTGACAGAAACCCTATCTAAAGCAGTGTTAAGCCAGAAATGGAATCAGAAAGCTTCTGCTAGGCTATTATTTCTGCTCATGGACGCCTCCTCACAGCAGGCAGGTAAAAACAGTAACCGGCTGCAACAGATGATTAAGACGGCTGCTAAAAAAGGCATTCGCATTATTCCTATTACCTCCAGCCACATCGACCTGGATACGGAGTTTATGGTGCGTTCCATGGCCGTAACTACCAATGGTACATCTGTTTTTATTCAAAACCACCAGCCTTCCTTTAATGGCCGCCCCACTGAGCCAACCATAGGCGAATTCAGAGCCGAGCCGCTTCCATCTTTGCTTACCAGAATTATCTTGCAGTATAGCCATGTACAATAA
- a CDS encoding PadR family transcriptional regulator — MKRTYLGEFEEVVLLIVAVLNNQAYGLAITEELEKQTGRSVSLSAVHAALQRLEEKGFVNSRMGGATQERGGRRKRFFTVSVAGNRALQEIQEVRMHLWGMIPKTS; from the coding sequence ATGAAACGAACCTACTTGGGCGAATTTGAAGAAGTAGTTCTGCTGATTGTTGCTGTATTAAATAACCAGGCATATGGCCTTGCCATTACAGAAGAATTAGAAAAGCAAACCGGAAGATCGGTAAGTTTGAGTGCCGTACATGCAGCTTTGCAGCGCCTCGAAGAAAAAGGCTTTGTCAATTCCCGGATGGGAGGTGCTACCCAGGAACGGGGTGGACGAAGAAAACGGTTTTTTACGGTTTCAGTAGCCGGCAACCGGGCTTTACAGGAAATTCAGGAAGTGAGAATGCACCTGTGGGGAATGATTCCTAAAACTTCCTAA
- a CDS encoding AraC family transcriptional regulator has product MKIKLEEIRPDTNRSFRLLLTPHLNDLFFWHYHPEYEIVYIEGASGTRHIGEHISAYENSDLVFIGPNIPHLNFDYGVKTDYQEVVVQLKEDFLGQNLHSVPEFSDIASLFEKARQGISFYGETKRIIGEKLNRLSGLQHFDQLIELLHILQLMAISTECLLLHHKPIAHYYNLKEQQRIQRVYRYIEENYQQKITVEEMAGITSLTTAAFCRYFKKMTRLTFTEFVNQYRINQAKKLLLQHKNVTEACFESGFESLSYFNKIFKRLTGENPVQFKKQFLK; this is encoded by the coding sequence ATGAAAATCAAGTTAGAGGAAATCCGCCCGGATACAAACAGGTCTTTCCGCCTCCTGCTGACACCTCATTTGAATGATTTATTTTTCTGGCACTACCATCCGGAATATGAGATCGTGTATATTGAAGGCGCCAGTGGCACCAGACACATTGGCGAACATATTTCTGCGTATGAAAACAGCGATCTGGTATTTATTGGGCCGAACATACCCCACCTCAATTTCGATTATGGCGTAAAAACCGATTATCAGGAAGTAGTAGTACAGCTCAAAGAAGATTTTCTGGGGCAGAACCTGCATAGCGTACCTGAGTTTTCAGACATCGCCTCCCTTTTTGAAAAAGCCCGGCAGGGTATTTCGTTTTATGGAGAAACCAAACGGATTATTGGTGAAAAACTGAATCGTTTGTCAGGCTTACAACACTTCGATCAGTTAATCGAACTGTTGCACATTCTGCAACTAATGGCTATTTCTACAGAATGCCTGTTGCTGCATCATAAACCCATTGCACATTATTATAATCTCAAAGAGCAGCAACGGATTCAACGGGTGTACCGCTACATAGAAGAAAACTATCAGCAGAAAATCACAGTTGAAGAGATGGCAGGTATTACCAGTCTTACTACGGCTGCCTTTTGCCGGTATTTCAAAAAAATGACCCGGCTGACCTTTACTGAATTTGTGAACCAGTACCGCATCAATCAGGCGAAGAAACTGCTTTTACAGCACAAAAACGTAACAGAAGCTTGCTTTGAAAGTGGATTTGAAAGCTTATCTTATTTTAATAAAATTTTCAAACGCCTGACAGGTGAGAACCCGGTTCAGTTTAAAAAGCAGTTTTTAAAATAG
- a CDS encoding ABC transporter permease, translated as MNTSVQPQPPKWADQLLEWFCAPQLLEEIQGDLYERYYKQVQEKGKPAADKAYIYCVLSFIRPFTLKRNPPPYPSPNFTDMFRNYLTIAFRNMKRNKVFSFIHVAGLSVGLACCMLIFLYTKDEVSFDRFHEKKNHIFRIGVNNRNNEGEVHKIGSTNMIVGPSFKEEIPEIETYVRMSSGMYIVKANNAFFNQEIVWVDPDFFSVFSFPLVEGNPANVLSHINSVVITEEMAYNYFGTTKVLGKTIELEMRDQFELFTISGVAKNTPQNSSIQFSLVFPYQYLAQKFPDPEWLGFYINTFIVLHPQADYRKVIPKLDQVYLSKASDEIKRAQQQGYKGSIHFMLQPLLEIHLDTEYGDIRNGLQNDSDPIYSYILSGIAIFILLMACINFINLTTAHSLKRSKEIGIRKVVGGNRQQLIYQFLSESFWYSFIAFVLAILLVNLAMPLFNELANKRLSFTYLFDFSLVAAYIGLFLLTSLIAGFYPAFVLSGFKPVQTLYKRYSFNGKNFLTRTLVVVQFSLAAFLIMITIVVYSQFDFLTNKDLGYNDERLVRVHLGRGDHRELIDLFKNELAKEASIERVATKDGGQNFTLGKVNDKEIYFAFSRIDENFLPTLQIPLVKGRNFSKDFPGDGENSIMVNESFVKEAGWKDPIGKTVFNVNGNEKNMTVIGVVKDYHFLSLKEKIQPQLFRTGSGELWIKVKPDQIPYALQTIEKIYRKLVPFRPYEYAFMDEVNRKNYEAEEKWKQIITAAAILSIFVSCIGLFGLTMLSTERRTKEIGIRKVFGASSGQIATLLSTQFLKMVLLSFILAIPAAWYISHSWLENFAYQIDVSWWIFTLAGILVLLIALFTVSFQAIKASLIDPAKSLRNE; from the coding sequence ATGAATACATCCGTACAACCGCAGCCACCCAAATGGGCAGATCAATTATTAGAGTGGTTTTGCGCCCCTCAACTGCTGGAAGAAATTCAGGGAGATTTATATGAACGCTATTACAAACAAGTACAGGAAAAAGGAAAGCCTGCCGCTGATAAAGCCTATATATATTGCGTGCTTAGCTTTATACGTCCTTTTACACTCAAACGCAACCCTCCACCCTATCCATCACCAAACTTTACCGATATGTTTCGCAATTACCTGACCATTGCCTTCCGGAATATGAAGCGCAATAAAGTATTCAGCTTTATTCATGTTGCCGGGCTCAGCGTAGGACTGGCTTGCTGTATGCTCATTTTCCTGTATACCAAAGATGAAGTCAGTTTCGACCGTTTTCACGAAAAGAAAAACCATATTTTCCGCATAGGTGTAAACAACCGGAATAATGAAGGGGAAGTACATAAAATTGGTAGCACCAATATGATCGTAGGACCCAGTTTCAAAGAAGAAATTCCTGAAATTGAAACCTACGTCCGGATGTCGAGCGGCATGTATATAGTAAAAGCTAATAATGCATTCTTTAACCAGGAAATCGTATGGGTAGATCCTGATTTCTTCTCTGTTTTTTCATTTCCTTTAGTAGAAGGCAATCCTGCTAATGTGCTTTCTCATATAAATTCAGTGGTAATTACGGAAGAAATGGCTTACAACTATTTTGGTACAACTAAGGTACTTGGCAAGACCATAGAACTGGAAATGAGAGACCAGTTTGAGTTGTTTACTATTTCTGGGGTTGCCAAAAATACACCTCAAAACTCGTCTATCCAGTTCAGCCTGGTATTTCCTTATCAATACCTCGCTCAGAAATTTCCAGATCCGGAATGGCTGGGATTTTATATCAATACTTTTATAGTACTCCATCCACAAGCCGATTACAGAAAAGTAATACCAAAACTGGATCAGGTGTATTTGAGTAAAGCCAGTGATGAGATTAAACGGGCACAGCAGCAAGGCTACAAAGGCAGCATCCACTTTATGCTCCAACCACTCTTAGAAATTCATCTGGATACAGAATACGGCGACATCCGCAATGGCCTGCAAAACGACAGCGATCCTATTTATTCTTATATATTGTCGGGTATTGCCATTTTCATTCTGCTGATGGCCTGTATTAACTTTATCAATCTGACTACGGCTCATTCGCTGAAACGAAGCAAAGAAATCGGCATCCGGAAAGTAGTAGGCGGTAACCGGCAACAGTTGATCTATCAGTTCTTAAGCGAATCTTTCTGGTATAGTTTTATTGCTTTTGTACTGGCTATTCTATTGGTGAACCTGGCAATGCCTTTGTTTAATGAGCTGGCCAATAAGCGCTTAAGTTTTACTTACTTATTCGATTTCAGTCTGGTTGCGGCCTATATCGGTTTGTTTTTGCTTACCAGCCTGATTGCAGGCTTTTATCCAGCTTTTGTACTGTCTGGTTTTAAACCTGTGCAAACGTTGTATAAACGCTATTCCTTTAATGGCAAGAATTTCCTTACCCGCACACTCGTTGTCGTTCAGTTTTCCCTGGCAGCCTTCCTGATCATGATTACTATTGTGGTATACTCACAATTCGATTTTTTGACTAATAAAGATTTAGGCTATAATGATGAGCGCCTGGTAAGGGTACATCTGGGAAGAGGAGACCACAGGGAACTGATCGATCTGTTTAAAAATGAGTTAGCCAAAGAAGCTTCTATAGAAAGAGTAGCTACCAAAGACGGAGGGCAAAATTTTACGCTGGGAAAAGTGAATGATAAGGAGATCTATTTTGCCTTCAGCCGGATAGATGAAAACTTCCTGCCTACCCTTCAAATTCCGCTGGTAAAAGGCCGTAATTTTTCCAAAGATTTTCCGGGAGATGGAGAGAACTCTATTATGGTGAATGAAAGTTTTGTAAAAGAAGCCGGCTGGAAAGATCCTATCGGGAAAACAGTGTTTAATGTGAACGGGAATGAGAAAAATATGACGGTTATTGGTGTCGTAAAAGATTACCATTTCCTCTCGCTGAAAGAAAAAATACAGCCTCAATTATTCCGTACTGGCTCCGGCGAACTGTGGATCAAAGTAAAACCAGATCAGATTCCATATGCCCTGCAAACCATTGAAAAAATATACCGCAAGCTGGTTCCTTTCCGCCCGTATGAATATGCTTTTATGGATGAGGTGAACCGGAAAAATTATGAAGCAGAAGAAAAATGGAAGCAGATTATTACTGCAGCCGCCATTCTGAGTATTTTTGTATCCTGCATCGGCTTATTCGGGTTAACTATGCTCTCCACCGAACGGCGTACGAAAGAGATCGGCATCCGTAAAGTTTTCGGCGCTTCTTCCGGCCAGATTGCCACACTATTATCTACACAGTTTCTAAAAATGGTTTTACTATCTTTTATTCTGGCCATTCCGGCAGCCTGGTATATCAGTCATTCATGGCTGGAGAATTTTGCATACCAGATAGATGTTTCCTGGTGGATATTTACCCTGGCTGGCATATTAGTTCTGCTTATCGCTCTATTTACAGTGAGTTTCCAGGCAATAAAGGCTTCCCTTATCGATCCGGCTAAATCGTTGCGGAATGAGTAA
- a CDS encoding cold-shock protein yields MQTGTVKFFNESKGYGFIRDDESNQEIFVHITGLVDQVRENDKVAFDKVDGKKGVNAVNVKKI; encoded by the coding sequence ATGCAAACAGGTACAGTTAAATTCTTTAATGAGAGCAAAGGGTATGGCTTCATTAGAGATGATGAATCAAATCAGGAAATTTTTGTTCACATTACCGGCCTGGTAGATCAGGTTCGCGAGAATGACAAAGTTGCCTTTGATAAAGTTGATGGTAAAAAAGGTGTTAACGCAGTTAATGTAAAGAAGATATAA
- a CDS encoding SixA phosphatase family protein — protein MKTLYLVRHAKSSWDDTALDDFDRPLNDRGKKDAPLMGYILHQQHILPDLLLSSPAKRAHSTAKKIAKAVGYAKKDIQTNKNIYHAGPGQLLEIIQSLHSVEHSVMLVGHNPGLTDLSNLLCRKHIDNIPTCGVVCIEFDIEKWNQVMPESGRFIFFDYPKKHT, from the coding sequence ATGAAAACACTTTATCTGGTCAGGCATGCCAAATCCAGCTGGGACGACACAGCCCTGGATGATTTCGACCGTCCTTTGAATGATCGTGGGAAAAAAGATGCACCTCTGATGGGATATATACTTCATCAGCAACATATCCTGCCAGATTTATTGCTTTCCAGCCCGGCCAAACGGGCGCATAGCACAGCTAAAAAGATAGCTAAAGCAGTCGGCTATGCTAAAAAAGACATACAAACCAATAAGAATATTTACCATGCCGGGCCAGGTCAGCTACTTGAGATTATACAATCATTGCATTCAGTTGAACATTCTGTAATGCTGGTGGGACATAATCCGGGTTTAACGGACTTATCAAACTTATTATGCCGCAAACACATTGATAATATCCCGACTTGTGGAGTAGTATGTATAGAATTCGATATAGAAAAATGGAATCAGGTGATGCCTGAAAGTGGCAGATTTATTTTTTTCGACTATCCCAAAAAGCACACCTAA